The following is a genomic window from Epinephelus moara isolate mb chromosome 17, YSFRI_EMoa_1.0, whole genome shotgun sequence.
AGAGtggataaaaacacagacagcaggtggcaaaatgtgtgtgagtgtttctatatatatatatatataccaggGCTGTAGCTGTGTTCTGAcatgctctcctcctcctcatcttctgtTACATACGCTCGGTCACACACCTTCACAGGTGTCCCCTTCCTTTTTCTCCCACACACTCgcctgtaaaaacaaaaccaggGCTTCATTTAGCATAATGATACGTTCAGACAAAGCGGCGCTCGAGACTTTCCTCCTGTAAATATTCCAGCGGAGGGCAGCCGAAATGAGCCAAGCATGTGATACCTGTggcaaaacagcattttaatctGTTCATGAAACATTTCTCTCAGGTAGGTGACTCATCCACAACAACAATAAGGCTGCGAACTACCTAACTAGTGATGATGGCAGCAGGGGtgcctgttgtttttttctgcttaaGATCCACTTTGATTTGACAAGCaaccaaaacaaagacatttagAAATTTTCATCTGTAGACATCCTACATATTGTATATAAAGAGGCCTGGATATAATTTGGCCTTAGTGTTAATTAATTACTGTGAGATAGTCTGTCGATTAATTCTACCATTAATAGACCATTAATCTATGACGAATCTTAGGATTCTGGCAGTATCACAGTGCATCACTGCACCTCTTGGAGTATCTAGTTTGGGTGTTTTACATTGAATTGCCCATTGAAGGCATCACCTCCAGGGGCTCACAGCAGGACAGGACACATAGAGTTAACATCATTCAGGATATTAACAACAGTACACTGATTCATTCGGTACATCAGCCAGCACTGTCTATACAACTTTTATTTGAAGTCTGTTCTATATGGCTTAATAAATTCAGCCCACCCTTTCCAATGTTTTTCAAATAAAGCTGTCTTTAGTCTCAGTTCAAAGGTTGATTTTTCCATAATATAAATTTCATGCATCACCTTAAACCAGTTAATTAAAGTGGTGTGATGTAaccattttttcattattgtatttttacagGCAACCAGCATTATTCTGAAAATGTACACATCAGAGAAGCCAAGGAGCTGCTTCCCAAATATAGGACCTGGCAACTAAAATCAATCTTAGGACTTAACACTTAAAATGACTGACAATATCTGTCTACTGTCTTATCCAGCAATTATTTCTGCACTACATGTTTTTGACTGCACACAGGTGTCAGTTCATTAAGTGCATTTTACAGACACTATAATAACTACAGCCTGACCACCATCCTTTATCTTAGGATGGTGATTAGGCACCACATGAATGCTAGCTTCCAGCAGGTTTACCTGACAATCCAGGTGTAAATCAGTCCCTGATCTGATGTGGTGATCAATGACCATGATTGAGGAACTCATATCTTGTGTCACCAGGCAGCTGGAGTGGAAACTGATTTCAGCTATCTTGATCATCAGTATGatttttaatcaaaatattgGACATGGCCCCACCCCTTTATGCAATCACgtcataaatgaataaaagcatTAACAGAGGACTGATTAGCACAACAAAGCGTCCCTAATTCAGCGAGCCGGGTGACAGTCAACTGTTTTCGGGTGCATTTTAGTCATGGTCAGCAACTTTGTTTACTCAAAGCCAAACAAGCCACGAGTCATGATCTGCACCAGCTGAGCATTCAAGCAGTGTGTAGACCATTATAACACCGCCGTGACGAGGTTTGCTGGATATTATGTTCCGGGATGTGCAGTCTAAAAAGCCTGACATGACAGGGCAAGACATCGACAAGAGAGCCGATGACTGGCCAGCGACATACACAGCTCATGATTCCTGCTGGGTGCATGCTAACGTGAATGCTAAACCACAGCTAGCCTGTTAGCTTCTAGCAGCTAACGCTCAGACTCATGTCCCGTCAAAACATCAAGAAATAAAAGGCTGGCGGTTAAATGTGAGCCGAGGCGGCCAGGGGGAGACGCAGCCCCACGGGACACGACAGACGCAAccaaaaatcacagaaaaacCACTTCCCCTGCTCCGTTTTCTCCATTATAACGCTCAAATCATGCACGCGAATAAAGGCTTCTAACGTTAACTAAACAAACGTGCACGCTCACAGCGCGTGCGTCTCAGGCTCTTGCATTTTGCTCACAAATCCCCGGTGATAACGACCCCGCGCGAGGGCAAACCGGAGGCCGGCCGTGCTCACTCACCCCCGTGGCGGCGGCGGTTTGCTCCCATCCCCGTCGCTGTCGAGGGTCGGTGGCTCCCGGTAGTCAAAAGGCGACCGTACATTCTCCGCCATTAGGACTCCCTTCCCTACCTCTCGCGCTCCGGTAGATTGCACAACGCGCATGTGCACAACATCCTTTGGGGTTCTAATGGTAAAATGGGGTGCACCCACCTCTGAGGGAAACCTCTAACCTCAACACTCACATTTGGTGGATGCAGTGATTGAAAATACAGCTGTGGAGCTGTGCAGCGGGGCGTGTTATCTTTTATTCACGTGGAAGTGCAGTGAAATCAATGCTGTGAAAAGCAGTAGGCCTGTTTCAGATGGAAGTGAAGCCTACAGACACACGCTGGTTAATCCTGGTGTTGTGTTTAGGGTCCTGCAGACACACTGGGCCCTGTTTCACAGCTCAACAGCACAGGCAACTAACATTGTTTTACTATCTTGATACTTAATAatacttattatttttatcaaaaCTTCCTATAAACATGATGTTAACCTGAGGACATATTTCACCACAAATGTCACCACAAATAAAACTCCTGTAATTTAAATTCTACTTACATAACAGTACAAAAGTCTTATCAACAAAATGTTCTTAAAGTATCGAAAGTAAAAGCACATATTCTGCAGAAAAATGTCCTCTGCAACTATACATTATGTTCAGGGTTCCTGCTCACCcttaaagtcttaaaaggcattaatctaaaaaaaatactgccTCAATTGGgattaaaaaatgtcttaaataaatctttaaaaagccTTAATAATGCAGATGCTAATGTTGACCCTAGACGTTGAAAAAGCCTTCAACCGACTGTCACAGCAGTTTATATTTGATACATGCAAGGCTTTTGGATTCCATAATAAATTTATAATAGTATTAAAAATAATGTAGTCGATGACAAAGTgatcccttttcaccacaaagATTTGCACTGTGTATGGAACCCTTAGGTGAAAGGattagacaaaacaaaaatataacagGAATAATAATGGGGGAAGAtgaaaaaattatataaattagcgctttatgcagatgatgtaATGATAACCTTaacaaatgtaaacacatcACTAGAAAAAGTAGGATTTTATTAATCatattttttctgatgttgcatTGTACAATCTGAAAATGAGTTATACTGAGTGGTATCCTttaataacatatatatatatttaactaAATGCTTCTCACGTTAACGTCACCAAAAGGTTTAATGTTACAATAAATATTTTGGCAATTTTTTCCCCTGCCCCAAGTACctagtgttttttcttttcttcacttttgcgtattgtaaaattggtcttagATTTCATTCTGAGTGgcaataagtctttaaaaaaatcttaaatcccacttgccttaagctgtaggaatGGGGTATTATGAAAAACATTATTAGATTGTTAATATTAATGCAGCAATGCATGAGTTgaatgttactgttgtagctggtcGTGGTGGAGTTAGTTTTCTATAAGGTTAATAGTTTCAGCCCACTGTATCCCAAGCTATAGAGGTTcaggcatggatggattactgcaCAGACTGACCAGGCACAGGCTCATGGGCCCAAAGAGTCTGGGGGCACCCGTGGCCTTAACCTGCAAAATGCCATTCAAATTAATATGTACTGACCACAAAGAGTTGCAAAGGAgttgcaaagaaacacaaaactacaaaaagaggaaaaacaaccacaaacagacacaaaatgaccaaaacacaaaaaaaatgacctcagagagacacaaaaccccAAACAGATGCATAACGATTACAAACACATACAACGCAcacaaaaaagatgcaaaatcaCAACatagtctgtgtgtcttgctcctgtgtgggagaagtggtggggccttttacatatctgtgcccagggaccCTTTGTCTCATAGTCCGCCCACAGGCCCACGTGTTATATTCTATATTCGTTGTGTTTTTTATGCTAAATTTAATCTGAAAATTAACTAGTCATTCTAGCTGTCACATTAATGTGCTGGAgtcaaaaacaaatataaagaaGCATCTAATGGAAATACTCAActaaagtacttgagtaaatgcacttaGTTACTTTTCACCACTGTGTAAAACATGGCTAAATACAATGGATATACATACTATGTTCTGTGTATGATTAGTGTTGACTTAGTTTTGGGTGCAGGACAACTCCCCCAAATCCCAAAAATATGTGCTAATACGATAAGTTTTAACTGAATCCAACCTGACCCCAAAGAGAAGCAGAATCACTCTGCAGAATATAGTATAACACAGATCTCTTTGTCCAAGAAGGACATTTTGGAAGACAAAAGGAGACCATAAAAATCCTGTCTTAATTGTCCCtgcaatatacagtatatgtaattTCACAGCTAGGAAATTAGGGATATCTTAATTAAAGTGACACCAAAtaattacaaagaaaaaaaatgattgatttcaCATCTGTTATCATTATCTTTGATGTAATCATTACACACAGGCAGCAGTGGAGTGTAAAAAAGCTAATGTGAACAAAACACAAGGGTTACGACTGTTATAATCTTTAATGCACATCCAGTTATTCATCACGGAGATAAAGGAAAAACACGGCAGTAAGAAATCCACCATACCAACAAGTCTGGAAGTCACAGTTCATTCACTCAGTGGGTCTATGCTGCGTCAGGCATTGAACGCTACCATGAAGTTGTTGTGGTGCAGCATGGCAAGCCCTTTAACGTTTCATCAGCAGGGCTGACAAGGAGCTATTTAGTTTTCACTTGTGGAGATGATATTtgaacatgtcaaaatgtcattttgactagtTAATATGTTTGTCGAAGATATCTGTAAAACAATTTTAACAatgttaaaaacatatttaaacatgtaGAAATTACATTTAGTTAAAAGTGATATACAGATAtcttaataatttaatttaatcataGATATCAGTAACTCAGTTTTCACCAGTAAAAATAACAATTGCAGATATTTATAATTAATTTCCCACTAGTGCAAATGTAATTTATCATTCCAGATGTCAACAAATGTATTTCTGATATGTCTGGCATATCAACAAACCATTTCAAATATGTGGACATCATATCATTTAAGTAGCACAAAGCCATTGGTCAGCTGTTAAATTCGCATATTGATGTGGTCGCACTTTTTTGATTTCTAAAATTCAATTCTGCCTATTTATAAGAAGGAATTGTACACATTGCAGATAAAACTGTTACTAGGACAAACGTAATTTTACACTAGTTACAATTCCAAGCTGACATAAATAATCCAACTTTAATTAGTTGCAATTTAAAAATATCTACAACTCATTTCTCACGTGAATGTTCACGAGAGATATTTGTACCTTAATTACAACTAGTCAACTTTTTCCATTGATTTCTATTAAAACTcaattgaagatatctacaATTCAACTTTGACGTGTTACAGTGCCAAGTTTACATATCCATAATATTATTTTGACTGGGTGCACTTCTAATTAATGATATCTGCAACTCAATTCTCACTAGTCAAAATGTTAATTATTGATATTAACAATTATATTCTTAGTAGCTGAAATGTACATTGTTTCTACATTACAGATATATATGGAATTTTAGACATCTTAAAATTCAATTCTGACAAGCCAAAATTACACTATGGATATGGCTTCTTTGAATTTTAACGCgtcaaaactgaattatagatatatatatagatatgttATTGAGTTTGAATGGAAGTCAATGGTAAAAGTTGACTTGTTGTAATTAAGTTACGGATATCTACAATGATCATTTCCACTAATAAATGAATCATTGGTATCAAGAATTAACATTTTGACTAGTGACAAATGAACTGTAGATATCTTTAATTAGAATCGCTAACTGTCAAAATTATACTATGGTAAATTACATTATGGATATGTCGACTTGGAATTTTAATCTGTTAAAATTTTAATTATAGATATCTGTAAATGACTTTGAATAGAAGTCAATGGTAGAAGCTGAGTAGTTGTAATTGAATTATCAAGAATTAACATTTTGACAAGTGAGAAATGATTTGTAGATATCTTTAATTGGAATTGCTACGAGTCAAAATTAGATTATTGGTATGTCAATGTGGAATTTTTACCTGTTAAAATTTTAATTATAAATATCTGCAATTGAGTTTGAATGGAAGTCAATGGTAAAATTTGACTTGTTGTAATTAAGTTACAGATAACACTGATCATTTCCACTAATACATTAATCATTGATATCAAGAATTAACATTTTGACTTGTGAGAAATGAATTGTAAATAATTTAACTGGAATTGCTTCTAGTGTACTTACATTATGGATATGTCGACATGGAATTTTAACAcgttaatattttaattatagATATCTGTAAATGACTTTGAATAGAAATCAATAGTAAAAGTTGACTTGTTGTTATTAAGTTACAGATATCTACAATGATCATTCACACTAATAAATTAATCATTGATATCAAGAATTAACATTTTGACTAGTGAGAATTGGACTTGCTACTAGTCAAAATTACATTGCGGAAAAGTATATTATGAATGTGTCAACTTGGAATTTTAACCTTTTACAATTTTAATCATCTGTAAATGACTTTGAATAGAAGTCAATGGTAAAAGCTGATTAGTTGTAATTAAGTAACAGATAACTACAGTGATCATTTTAACTAAGAATCAAGAATTGACATTTTGACTGGTGAGAACTGAAATTGCTACTAGTCAAAGTCACATTAAGGATATGTTGGTTTGGAGGTCTAACTAGTGAAAAAGCAAATGACAATTTCTACAATTGCTGTAAAAGCTactgatgaaatgttaaagggCTTGTCATGAGTGCAGTGTGTTTGATACGTTTGGCGAGACAGTACATTCCTACTGTAAACTAAAAATCTAccacagtggttctcaaacttcctctctccttcctaAGAGGGGCATGACAGAAAAGATTTGAGAACGACTGTATTTACAGTTCAAACTTGTGAACGGTGCAGCAGCATATTCAAGTATAACATCAGGAGAGAACTTGGTGACCAGAGCAGCAAACATGACACTTGATCATCACAGATTGTGCCGAACCATAAACAATACAAGCATTCAGTCTATACATGACAACACGAGATCTGATATGGAATTATCTAGATTAGATATGTTAATAAGGTGTGACATTAAAAGCTCAGTGATCTATTAAAATAGCTAATGGCTACAGATTCAGCTGCACATCAGTCACAGTTTATCAGTTGAGTGTTTTTGGCTACATTCTAGCGTTTCTTAGATATTGGAGTGTTAGGAACAGCAGATAATTAGTCATCAAAGGCAAATCcacttaaataaaaataaattacacactgtatacaaaaaaaaatacattttcaaacagtCTAACTCTGCCACTTCACAAAGCAAACCAACCTTTATACAGTTAAAGGTCTGCACTCACTTCTTTGTCAAAGGAAATAGCAACCGAGGCAAACTTGAGGTCATTTTAGCACTTGCTGTGGAAATACCAACGTCTGGGAAAAGCTGTCTACAGGGCTTTGTTAAAGGAGCTTAGTTGTGATTTTAGTTAAGCAGCACATTTTATAACCTCTAGTGTTCACAGAGTATATCCCACACTGCTTAATATTCAATTTGGAATACATGAAAGGGAAAGCTGGCTGTTAGTGTTGAGTGAGTTCATTCATAGACGTTGTTGGATTGAGACTAAGAAAATCAGATCTCTTGTGttccttccctctctgtgtgtaAGACATGGAGGGTCTGCGCAGCATGGTCAGACCAGTGGACTAGCTCCAGCAGCACTCGATAGGTCCACATTTTGAGCCCGAAAGCTCCCCCAGCGCCATCAGTTTCCTACACAGAAGAGAGCAACTTAATGTCCACCGCCTTTTGTTATACCAAGATACAGAACAGAAAATAAGACATGGTTTACATGCTCATGGAAATTCCACTATCATCCTGAATATGACAatagtcatgtaaacagcatattccgtTTGGAGTTCCCAAATTAGAATTTATTCTCAATGTAGCGTTTTCCGATTAAGACATGTGGAACATGCCGGTATTAGCCTGGGTTTAGGAACAGTCTTTGGGCATACATACAGCGCATTTGGAATATGCATCCCAGCTGGGGTTTTAACCACAGTTTGCGACACACGGCTTCTTGTCAATTTAcggtcagctctgtgcgttgcCGTGGATAGGTTctacacaaaccaactcgccAACAGTTTACAAGGCTGGAGAAGaaatgcatgcccaaaagaaaagcccacatttcttgTCGGATGACGGAACACATCTTacttacaaacattttgaatATGTGCAAGGttttggatatgtgcaaatatgaTAACACCAAATCCTACTTTGATGCGAAGAAGCAAAATGATAAGCATTTTTAGCTGTTCCACCTTTTAGAAGGCTATTTTGAcgtgataaatgacatgttagAACACCTTAATTGGAGTATGCACACCTGCATGTAAAGAGGAGTATTAGTGGCATATatgaattttcattttacatGTAAACAGTTCAGTAGGAATATtatctttttcagaataagggcaaTGTTCCTATTTGGTTCCTAAGTCAAAGTTACTaatttgcagctgtgtttgtgacAAATTCAGGTCTAATATTGACTTTACTTTTAGCTCCGTTTgggtctccaccacctcctgagggaaatatctgtctgtttagctgctaaatactccactgtgttcaccagctggtTACTTACtttgtctgcctgctgtttggGTGTTGAGCAGGTGATGCAAAGTGGGTTAATCAGAGCTTTTACACAGTAATAAGCTGCCTGCTGTGGCCCAAATAACGCTATGAAAGAGAAGCAGAATAGTAAAGTTGAAGGTttgaaaaccaaaacagtaagctgaaagatgctaagaTAGTGGTTTCATCACCACGAGCGGCAGCTTTCACAATAAACATTtaatccattgttaatataaaagtaTTTATTGGTGCAACTTTAAACTAAACCAAAAGATTATCATGGATATCTAAGCCATTATGTCAGTGATTGAATCTTTGTTCCCAGCATTAGTCATATTCACTTCAGGGTATTATTCATATAATACAGGGTTTAGTCACACCCTTGCTGAGGCTTTAGGTTTTCCATTTAATTGTTGTGTTATTAAGACATAAGAAAGGGCTGACAGCTTCTTAATACCCTACTTTGTGGAGCCTGTTTGTGCTGAATGTCTCCAACAGATTTGGTGTAGATGTAAAACTGAACTTCATGTAGAAAAGCAGGCCACCTGTATGATGACATACTAAGGGCATTTTGGCCTCTGATGTCCCACTGGGAACgagtatacacacacaaaatgtttaaaggtatactacgcAGGAATTGTTGGTTCTTGTTGGTAAACAATATCACcattgaaagtgaaagtaaaatccAACTCCAGATTTACTCTCGTTCCCtatacttgttttttttgttctggcGCTGTGTCCATGatatttgtagcttcctcttggatgtgtgctgcttacagtctggcacctggttgctactgATTTATGACGTCTCGACCTTACCTACGcgctgtgcccaggaacattccacacacaacaaaataagaatAGGAAAATACAGGCTGCACATAAATAGACTGCAAGACACTTCAAGTGGGTTATACGTGATGATTTATCAGGATAAACTTGAGATTTGTAGCAGTGCCTTTGGAATGCTTTTCAGTGTAGACCTTATTTGAAATTAATTCAcataaaaatacttaagtacattatGTTTTTCGGTGTGTGTATGTAGAAATAAAAACTAATCATGACAAAGTACCTCATTGCACTGATGGTCTGGGGTGACTTCCAGGGTCATGTTCTCGGTCTCCACTAGACTTTTGGTGCTGAAGAGCAGGTGCTCCAGGCGGAGTCGGACGTTCTTCCTCATGGTCTCGTAGTCGCCCTCCAGCTCACcccactcctcctcttccttcagGATGACACAGTGGATCAGCCCCAGGCACTGCCGCAGAGCTGAGTGCAGCAACCGCACCTGCTGCTCCGTGCTAGGCTCCTCGGTGTCTGGGGACGGGGACACCAAGCGTCCTCCATCAGGGGTGGTGTCCGACAAGAAGGTCTCCCTTTCTTTCTGAAAGGGACGAGAGAAGAGGTGTCCACTTGGGCGCAGAGCAAACACATGCAAGGTGCTTGTATAGCCTTGCACTTGTgcctttaattttatttgaacTCAATTACAAATTTAACACTGAGTGACAGAGGTATTGATTATATTGATCAATTAAAAGGTGTTCTGAAGGGAAGATGAGGCACAGAGGCATGACAGCAGGAAAAAATCCAATACACTTTATCCATTAAGCACCCCAGGGAAaatggaggggaggggaggtggaggaagggGGAGGAGGGTCTTTTAGTATGATTACACTGCACCACAGCATCCTTTTTTTAACAATACACAAGTGCACACTGGTGAATATTAATGTACATACAGTAAAACACATACGTGAAACGCGACAGGTAGCTACAGCCTCAGTACAAAAACATGCTCGTGTGAAAGCAAGCCACAAGTAACGGGAAGGGGAGTGTGTCACACCGCCTGACGAGTATGAGGTAAGCAGGACGAGTGTGTAAACTGATAACTCACAAATAGCTGGAGCAGACGACTACATTCGTGGTGCAATAGCCGTGCAAGAGCCACCGCTCGCCCCGTGTCCGACGGACCAGGCACCGGCGTGTCCAGCGCTGTtatctgctgctcctcctgctctgcCATTTGCACTCCAGCCCTGTTTAAATAGGTGGGTTAGCAGCGAGCTGGATGAAGACCGAGCAGGGAAACtagtccccccctccccacccccgACGTCGTCAATGTTGGCAGCGAAACAACGTTTTTACATCCCGTTTAGATACTTACTCTCAACGCGAACCGGAGATCGTCACGGCGAGGGTCAATGAAGCGTGTTTATGTCGGTGTTCATGTTGGCATGCACGCAGCGAGAGGGGATTTAATTGGTTCCGCAAGCCACAGGGGCGTTTTTAGGGGGACGCACAGGAGGGCCTTTTTTCTCCCCAAAAACGTCACCATGTGGCCCACCCATCCTTCCTCAAATAATAAATACTCTCTTTATTGGGTTGTCTCGGTCACTGTACGCTAATGTGGAAAACCAACACAATATTTTCTGACCAATAACATACTGAGTCtgtcaaacatgcacacaactATTTCATCCGTGGAGAGCTGAGACctttgactttattttatttcccttttccTTTAGTctgattttaaaacacatttagaaagtgcgttttttttaatcttatacatacagaaaaatgttttttgggaatacaaattagcaaaaaaatgcatttaactAGTGTTATTAGCAAAATACCATTCccacaaaataaatatacagcACATGTTAAGAGGACAGTTTTTGTAcggttattattatttatttatttatttttggatgGTTTGTGAAGATGCTGCCCTGGGCATTGTTGTAAATAAAGATGGACTTAtaattcagtcattcattcattttccgcaACCGTTTACACTGTTGGGTGGGCTGGTACCTaacccagctgacactgggtgagaggcggggtacaccctggacaggtcaccagacagggctgacacatagacatGGACTGTACCCAGAGGAAacccaggaaccctcttgctgtgaggtgacaatgctaaccactgtaccaccaattttttattgttttaaggAATATGTATATTATAATGATTTTTCAGTGGGTGTATTCATTTGGATCCTCAATTGGTATCAGTGTATATGTTGGCAGTAGGGATAAacaacattagatgtcatatCCAATAcgctgatatataacaactcatttggccgatAACCGATGCCAACATCAATATATCCATTTTTTACCCCACCTAAGttcagtgatcatcaagtctcttctgtagtggaattaacatcatattatgcatgaatACTCTTATCTTGATGGcccatcagcagatggagacatgaaatacagtacttttcaatgtatatatttattcattgtgcaaaatgagaaaaagcaTGTTTGCCAATTCCAATagctcattttaaagccaatatcggacGATACagatgacgtgccgatattattgtgcatccctagttggcaaataaatacagaaatgtcaAAGCTATGTTTGATTTAATGTagttttttaaagttaatttcTCCTTCATTGAGCCAGTAGGTCCCATTTAGATATGACATCTCTTCTTCCAGGGAGTCCTGGTTTAGATTGCTAATATTAGGATTATACCTTTAAGTCCTTTGTCTATGAATATAActtcctgagacctgaacttttgtttggtatgcatttttataaTTAAGTCCCAACATCCTAaaacaagatgataataaagcttgtaatgtcttcaaacgagtacttccttagcaagcgtcttagcttgttactgttgctaaaattggtcaaatttgttgccatgtcaaactacaaactttattaatcataaataaacaagtttcaaccataaaatgggatcaggttttggacctagTCCACTTTTGTttcgggatcagctgcagactgacttggcagagatggctgccatcttgtttttacatagatTTATATTGTGGTTtgctaccactagatgccacaaaaaagtgtccacgaacgaggacaacaggtctacgTCAGGGCCTCAGGAGGATAAAGTTATTATGGTGATATGTGCTtgtgtctgctctgtgtcagttttattagcttttttatGTTATAACCTACCATATGTACCTTGATGTTGTTTTATCTGATTTTTGGTTACTCTAGTTTGTCTATCAACCTAGTCTAGTCATTTGACTAAATCTGGTATATATACATCAAATTGATGTTGTGTCCCTGATACATAAATGAACCAGAATCACATTCTTCAAAGCATGTCAATAATTCTAATAATAAACTTCAGAatacagtttattacagttattCTGAACACATTTCCTGATAAATGAAGATCGTAAGATTACACATGGTCAGTAGTCGTGGCAGTGCATAGAGGTATAATTATTTAAGAGTGCTTGAAAAAGAAACTGACAAAAGCTATTTCCATCATAACACCACTGCCTGCATAGTCTTTACTGTGAAGAGTACAATTTAGAAGGGACGTGACACTGCTCAGGTTCTGGAAGgtgaaaacaatcaaacaagAAACGTAATGTAGATCTTTTCTTTACAAAATGAGGTAATAGGCATAAAGTGTACAGTCTATGGTAGTaggccttttttttaatctgttgcATAGCGTGCTgtttcactgtcacactgtaatGACTGACTGGAACATTTGAACAGAACACAGC
Proteins encoded in this region:
- the cntf gene encoding ciliary neurotrophic factor, encoding MAEQEEQQITALDTPVPGPSDTGRAVALARLLHHECSRLLQLFKERETFLSDTTPDGGRLVSPSPDTEEPSTEQQVRLLHSALRQCLGLIHCVILKEEEEWGELEGDYETMRKNVRLRLEHLLFSTKSLVETENMTLEVTPDHQCNEETDGAGGAFGLKMWTYRVLLELVHWSDHAAQTLHVLHTEREGTQEI